One part of the Deltaproteobacteria bacterium genome encodes these proteins:
- a CDS encoding transposase — protein PKAEACLVKDREELLAFYDFPAEHWQHLRTTNPIESTFATVRLRTAKTRNCLSRQTLLTMVFKLSLSASLSAQKRWRRLRGYRRLGEVVQDVQFINGIREDEVAA, from the coding sequence CCCAAAAGCGGAGGCTTGTTTAGTCAAGGACCGAGAGGAACTGCTTGCTTTCTATGACTTTCCGGCTGAGCACTGGCAGCACCTGAGAACCACAAATCCGATCGAATCCACCTTTGCTACAGTCCGTTTGCGTACAGCAAAGACCAGAAATTGCCTGTCTCGCCAAACCTTGCTGACAATGGTTTTCAAGCTATCCCTCAGTGCATCCCTCAGTGCACAAAAACGATGGCGCAGATTACGGGGTTATAGACGTCTGGGAGAAGTGGTCCAGGACGTTCAATTTATTAATGGAATCCGGGAAGATGAGGTCGCCGCCTGA